From the Sphingobacteruim zhuxiongii genome, the window CCTCTCTGGGGTATTGATTGGATGTGTTGCATTAATAGGAGCAGCCGCCGGATACTATATAGTATATGGTACGAAGAGCGAATTTGGATATCGCGATCATTATGTTCTCGACGATCAAGTTCTTTGGAAATTAGTTGTTATTGCGGTGCTTGTTTTATTGGTTTCTGTTGTGACAGGTGTTTGGATGGCAAAGACAAAAGCGAAGAAAATTGGACAGACCATATGGAATCCAACGAGCAAAGCCTTGGCGAAGGCGATGTCGATTCCTTTAGCAACAGGTGGTTTGTTTAGCTTAATATTAATTTATCGCGGTGATTATTCCTTGGTTGCGTCTAGTTTATTAATATTTTATGGACTTGCATTGGCAGCCGCATCCGTCTTTACTTTTTCTGAAGTTCGAGTATTGGGAATTTTGGAAATTCTATTAGGCTTGTTAGCTTTGGCGTTTCCTGGTTATGGTATTTGGTTTTGGTCCATAGGATTCGGGGTTTTACACATTGTTTACGGTCTAATCGTTCATAAAAAATACGAAAAGTGAGTTTGGATTTAACGTTATATGATAAGGTTTTAGAGAATAGAGTTCGTCTTCAAATTATGGGAATATTGATGGCGAATGAATTCTATGACTTTAATTCTTTTAAAGAATTGTTAGCGGTGACGGATGGGAATCTAGCGTCGAACTTGAAAAGTTTGGAGAAGGAGGGGTATATTACGGTAACGAAGACTTTCATCGATCGGAAACCCAATACACGCTATAACAAGACTGAAAAGGGTCAGCAAGCTTTTGAAAATCATTTAATTGCGCTTGAGCAAATAATCAAGCAACAGTATACATAATTTTTTTTGTCCAATTACTTTGAAACACAAAGTACTTTTAGTTATAAAAAAAACAAAAATATGAGAGGACTTCGTTTAAAATTTATGCTTTACCTCTATAATGGGTCAAGCAGGCTTTACGCCAACTTGTTTAAGCCGCATAAACAGGCTTGGGGAATTAGCAAAGAAGCATTTAACCAATATCCTTCGGGTAGCCTTGGAGCATCTTTAGCTGCTTTTTATCAGGAAAAAGGCTTCGATGTGATGCCGAAGTTGGAGAACCATGATGTTTTCCATTTACTGACAGGAACAGGGACAGAAATCAAAGATGAAATTGCCATGCAGTACCTATTACTTGGCAATGGTAAGTTGAGTTTGTATTTGCTCGCTATGGTATTGATTGGCAGTTTTCTTTTTCCGGAGCATTCCA encodes:
- a CDS encoding winged helix-turn-helix domain-containing protein → MSLDLTLYDKVLENRVRLQIMGILMANEFYDFNSFKELLAVTDGNLASNLKSLEKEGYITVTKTFIDRKPNTRYNKTEKGQQAFENHLIALEQIIKQQYT
- a CDS encoding Coq4 family protein, whose amino-acid sequence is MRGLRLKFMLYLYNGSSRLYANLFKPHKQAWGISKEAFNQYPSGSLGASLAAFYQEKGFDVMPKLENHDVFHLLTGTGTEIKDEIAMQYLLLGNGKLSLYLLAMVLIGSFLFPEHSNYYWSSFNKGKRMWSFYHLEFKNYLNEPLYNLQRAFAEKTNILILK